In Nematostella vectensis chromosome 12, jaNemVect1.1, whole genome shotgun sequence, the genomic window aatttattCAGCTCCGAAATCAGTCGCCTGTAAATTCTGCGAGGGATTTGCATATTTCTCTGAGCCCTGATTGCGATGCGCTGTTGTTGTGTCAGTCTCACGGTAGGCCAGTCACAGTTAAGTTGATGACAAAGAGTTAGTGATTGCGGTCGGATTGCGTTGTTGTGTAATACTGCTTGGAGTTTTTCTACCAGTGGGTTCTAAGTGCATTGTTGATTGAGCGCGTTGGTTCAGTTTACGGGCGACTCGAGTCCAACTTGTTTTTGCCACCCTGCATTTTCATTGTAGTCTTTTAACTATTTTATTCTACTTAATTTTACCttgattattgattattaataattaattgatctagttaaataaaagaaagggaaactaatcaaataattatatacaatcaaacaattatttaaCCGGAATAACCGGAAAATAAACTACAATACTATTTCTGTaattctttttcaaaaaaaaaaatatataaaataattatatctGGCATAATGGCAGGCCACCTCATGGCCCCCTTGATAGTACCCCTATTTGCTCTACATCTCCAGAATTTCTTATTACGGTGGCAGAGCCCACTAATTGAGTCTAAGGCCGGACCCTTCATTTCACCAGCACTTTTTGAAATGAGCCTGGACAAAGTTAAAATTTTCATGAACAATATTCATCCCAATCGTAGAAAATTGATCGCTCCAAGGAGTAACCCAAGCTCACTCGCCTTTCGCCTACTCATTCTTAGTGGGGACATCCCTCTCAATCCCGGTCCCACCTACCGGTATCCCTGTGGAGCATGCTCAAAACCAGTTAAATGCAACCAGAAGGGTATTCAGTGCGACTACTGCGATGCATGGTATCACACAAAATGCTGCTCAATAAGCAATGAAAGTTACAATACACTTGCTAACAGTTCTTGTTCTTGGATCTGCTGTGCCTGTGATGTGGCCAATTTCTCAAAGTCATCAAGTGGTCCTGACATTCCTGAtgacaattattatttatctttATCAACATCAGTACAATCATCCGGCTCAGAATCACCCCAGCCACTAACATCCTCCCCCAGGCAAAGACAATAAAAGAATGGAACAAGCTGCCCCGCCTTACCCTGGATTCCACTagtgcagatatttttagagaacgaataaaattaaattaaattaataaaattatattaataccaataatgctgtttaaacgatttttatctttttactttatttaatcttttttttattctgccttattattatttttattctgccttattattatttgtattattatttatttttattattattattatttttatttctattattattttattttatgttttttatttttttttatttatttattttattttttattttttttagttaattaattaattaatgtatttatttatttatttatacaattAATTTATATCCACAGTGATGGTAACCCCTTTGTGGATTAacaatgtagatgtagatgtagaaGATTCCCTTAGCATTCCCTTCTTTTCTAGGTTGTCAATGGTTGCTAAACTTTTGTTAGGTCCTAACTTTTACTTTGTTCCTCAACAGATTTATTAGTAAAACCAAGAGTGGAATTGATGCTACTTCAATCTTTCAAAATGTGATGTCAATGCATTAAGCAGGTATAGCCAATCTACTGTAGCATTGATATACAGCATTTTGATGTTGTGATAATAAAAGATGATGATTTCTCTTGTTGCTGagcatttttgtatttttgcagATCAGTATGGCCTCTGTACTCTCAGGCAGTGAGGAGAAGGACAACTTCCAAAAACTCTGCCGCCTGCTGATTGATGGAGGTACCCAGTCCCTGCGGACATACTTCACGTCAATCCACCATCCCACCCCACTTGCAGCATTTCTAAATACGCACAAGAAAACCTTGACTAACCTGAAAAGAAGGAGGAAACTCCGGCAAGAGCAGTTTGATCGACTATTCCCTGCCAGCGGTGTTCCATCAGCTAATGATTATGACATTACACTTCTGTTCCTGTTGCTTCGCCACTTCTCTGGGTTGTCACCACCTGTCAGTACGTCTAGCTGGGATGTGTTGCCTCCTCCCACTGATCTTACCAAGGAGGCACACATGGCCCGGCTGAAATGGTACAGGAATGTGTTTGCCCACATCAAATCAACTGAAATGCCAACTGTTCAATTTAATCAGTACTGGGTTGAAATATCTGATGCTCTGATCTCCCTCAGTGGAGTCAGTCAGGGTGAAATAGACACCCTGAAGGTCACACCTCTTGAGAGAGATTATGTAAAGCTTTTGAATGAGTGGTTTGATAGAGATCTAGACTTGTCAAAAGAAGTAAATGAGACAAAGAAAGAAGTCCAAGAGACAAAGAAAGAAGTGCATGAGACAAAGAAAGAAGTGCATGAGACAAAGAAAGAAGTGCAAGAGACAAAGAAAGAAGTGCAAGAGACAAAGAAAGAAGTGCAAGAGACAAAGAAAGAAGTGCAAGAGACAAAGAAAGAAGTGCAAGAGACAAAGAAAGAAGTGCATGAGACAAAGAAAGAAGTGCATGAGGTGAAGGGAAAAGTATCTGAGATGGCAGTGGACCTAGCATCACTCAAAGAGGAATTCTCAAGTAAGTAAACCATCTGATAGAAAGCTAGCCTGAAATGATAAGAAACTTACACAATCACGAATCTCAAATCACAATAAGATATCattgatataaaaaatacTGAACCTATTTAGTTGACATTATGGAGACATGACCTCTTGCTTTATATCCTTGTCCATGAAGACAGGGTTTTTTCTCTTCATGGCCTGATGTTGAGAGAAACATTTGTCCCTTTTTTGGTTTGGTATCTTCTATACACCTAAAATCCCTTTCTTGATTATTACACTCTCAACTCTACAAATTGTTGTCACAGGTAAAAAGGTGAACAGCAAGAAGGACATCACTGCCACTAAAGGTGATGAGGCTGCTTCTGGGAAGTAAGTTATaattcttttttgtgtgtttctcTTGCACAGATAAGCAAAATTATGAGTTAGATCGTGGAATCTTCAGTGAATTGTATTTTAAATGtagcttttttatttatttcgtttttgtttcttattatatagatttattataaatatttaaatgtCACCCTTCAATAACAGAAAGTAACAGGCAATGTTGTGTTGTAAACTGATTGTGTGGTTTCTACTTTAGAACATCCCACGACCCAGGGAATGAGCGTCTACCAAAGAAAAAAGGTACATGCTAAAGACATGCTAaagatattttaataaaactaaATTAAAAGTGGCAGATTCTAGAAGGGGGcgagggggtggggctggGCCGGGTCTAGTATCTATGGTAACCCCACGTATTTAGGTAAAATTTTAAGAGGACATATATATGGGAGTTTAGTTGCTCCTGCCATATGTTTTAAACAGTTTGTATATATGTTGATGGGCCATACCCTCTCCCCCATGAGACAAATCATAGACTTCCACCGCtgatacagtggaacctggatatTACGATACTTGATTTAAGgataacctcgattttacaATGGCGTTCCTTTCTCATGGTGGAAGTACAGTGAAATGTAAAAGAAATTACCTCGATCTGCTGTTATTGGATACATTGATATTattgattttacgatacaaatctgttctccTAAGCGTAATTTTGAATTTCGTACAACAATATTATTGATTTTGTTTATCGACAAATAACGAAAAACTCAGTTGTGTACAGTACAgtcaatcaatttttttttatttgacagATCTTGTTAAATACAGATTACAGCCTTACAAAGAGAAAATTTACAGTCTTACAAGGAGTACAGTTGcacttttaatattttgttaaaGTTGATAAGTAACCCAACCGAGTACAACACtattttcaatggattttcttttatatcgtaaaatcaagGAGGACATCTTGACAATACCCCGATTTTCCGGTACATTTACTATCTCCTGGGGCATattgtaaaatccaggttccactgtatctgTTTTGTATAGCACTACAATTCTTGTTATATCTATCAGTAGAGATACAGCCTACCCCATCCAGTTTGCAATCATGACTATGGGTAATGGGATAGTCATGGATAAAAGATGCTGTAGAAGGAGAACAAAATCATTTTCTCTCTTGGCTGCAGAGCTCTCTTGTATAAACGAAAAACTGTTCTTTGCATAGATGATACCGATTTGGATATTGTTCCTTTGTCAGCTCAGGTGTGCTGCACTAGCCATCTTATTGTTCGCTTACTGCACATCCAGGTTCAGTTTTTCTTTCCCTAAAAAGGGCTTGAATTTTCAGCCCAACTTCTTTGTTTCACAGAGGAAAACAACACATCATTTCAATATTTAATTTATAGTTTGTAGCATGTTAGGCGGGAAAGGGTAGCCTATAGGGGTGTAATAGATGTCCTCTTCTTTCGAAAGCATTGTCAAGGATTTCTATTATCCTGTTTGACACACTTTGAAATGAATATTCTATATTATATAGCATCCGTACAACTTTCATATTGTTGAAAAATGGAACTGGGTTCAGCCATGTGTCTGATAATAAAAAGCCTTAAATTTTAATATTCAAACTGACACAAACACGTTTCATTGGACCAAATATGCAAATCGTTCTCCTTATTGAGAAATGCCCTTCAATAAAAGAAAGCCAATTCAAACCGaaacaataatatttttgtattttttttagcggTTCAAGACTTTATTGACTATCTTCATCTGAGGTACACGACAGGTGAAGAGGTCCTTATTGAGCCGCTTAAGGACATAGAGGACGGCAACTTCACGCTGGAGAACATGTTCTCAGAGCTGGAGATCGTCAGAAAAGACACCGATATCAAGGTGCCGATGTATGACGTCTTTACCGCTAGTGAACCATCCAAGACGGTGCGAAGTGTTCTCCTGGAGGGGGACTCTGGGGCGGGCAAGACCACGTTTTGCAAGAAGATTGCATATGACTGGGCAACAGGGGTCTTGGCCAAAACAGAGTCCTTCCCTCAGGTGGAGCTAGTGCTGTCTTTGAAGTGTAAAGGGATAAGTTCTAAAGGGTTCCCGCAGGCAGTGCAAGATCAATTGTTTCCCGAGGAATTTAGTGTACAAGATAGGGTAGAAGTggtgcagtacatcaaagaaaACCAAAATAAGGTTTTGATAATCCTAGATGGATACGACGAGTTACCTTTAGAGGCAAGGGAGAGCATACATAATGTAGTATGTAAAAAGTTCTATTCCTCTAGTTACACCCTTTTAACGAGTAGACCAGAAAAGAAGCTCAGCAAATACTTTACAGGAAGTAATGCTCTAGAAATCAAGGGATTTCTCGATGTTGATGACTTTATCAGCATTTTCTTTAATGCATTACCAGATTACGCAGCATTTATTGTAGAGATTATCTCCAAAGGAATCTCTAATGTCGAATTGTGTAATCCTCTCACCTTGATTCTCTTCTGTTTGAGTTATAAGGATCATTGTGAGAGGAACAGGGAAAAGGATTTCTCACATGGTATGACCCTTCGAGAACTTTACGAGGATGTAGCGTACTCACGAATTAGGAGATACTTTGAGAAGGAAGACATCAACTTCGACGATGACGATATTCAAGCGACGAGTTTACAACTAGGAGAAATTGCTTTTCATAGTCTTAAGGACAAGGCTAACACCTTTCCACTTCCTAAACTATCAGAAGTTTtgaaaaaggtaggtttcttAACACGCCGCAAATCCCCTAGCACCATACGAGCAGTAGAAATGTACTCCTTTGTTCACAAGTCTTTTCAGGACTTTTTCTGTGCTGTGTTTTTAGCTGACAGGCTTGGACAAGGCATTGTTGAGAGTGTATTGATTAATGATTTTGGATTTTACCTCACTGTCAATCGTTACGACCTCGCTATGATGGTAGGAAGTAATGTGATGAAAGCCGTGGAATCTCTCGCAGGCAAAGTACCCGAGTATCCACCCGAAGGGATTCCATGGTGTGATTGGCGTGATCACTCTATTGCTTTCATGTTGCTGTGTCAGTGTCTGGCGAGATGCAAACAATCAGAAATCGTCAAAGTTTTGGAAAAGGCATATTGCCTCCTTCCATGCAGAGTGCTTTTACAAATTGATTTTAAGCCATGTTATTCTACGCTGTTAGGATTGTCATATTTGCTATCGTACGATTtgtctcgttcccagagcctGCAGACTGTCGGTAGTGTCAGCGGTTTGCGTCCCCTTGGTGATCTTGCTATCCTTTTTTTGAATTATACAGATGAGATCCCTGATCAATTTACAAAAGCGTTAGCTTCTTCTCCGATTCGAAAACTAGATATTTTTTGTCCCCCTGGTGCAGGTGATATTATTGTAAAAGCGCTTGTCAGCATGCTGTCACGTAACGCATTACAGTCTCTCAGCATTTTTGATGGGATCGGCGAGGCTAATTTTGGCAATTTTATCGAGTCTTTAAAGAAGAACGTTACACTCTCAGAAATCTGTATTGCATCTGCCGGCTTTGATGATTCGTGTGCTATCAAGTTGGCTGAGATCTTATCTGATAACACCAGTCTCACTGACGTTCGCATTAATAGTAAAATCCTGGGAGATACTGGTATTAAAAGGCTCGCCAATGCATTGAAAGTCAATAAAACAGTACGAACTCTCGGGATAGATGGTGGTAACATGACGTCTGAAGCAGGCCGTGCTATCGGTGAAATGCTGAGACATAACACTACTGTCAcctctctttttcttttgggTGGAAGGCTAGGTGATTCCGGGGCTCGGGGTATCGCTTTTGGTCTTGAAAAAAACACGACCATCGATGACCTTAGCTTAGTGTGTTCTAGTATAGGCATCGCTGGCATTCAGGCAATTACAAAAGTCATTCAAAATGTTACCCGCTTAAATTTGTCTAGTAACCCGGTAGGGTACGATGGAGTAAAAGCTATTGCTAGACTTCTTGTGAAAAGCTGTAGCAGGTTGAAATTCCTTGTTCTTGATCAATGTAATATAGATGTATATGGTGCCAGGGAACTCGCTATAGCTTTGTCAAGGAATTCATGTCTCCAGGAACTGTCCGTAGATTGTaatgatattaatgacgaagGGATGGGTGCGCTGGCTAAGTCTGTGGCTAGTAATGAAACATTACAGGTTCTTTACATTTCGTACAATAACGTCGGTCAAAATGGTAAAAAGGTTATAATTAGCGCTTGCGAAACGAGCAAGTCCGTCCGGCATCTCTACCACGAGTACGACTCTATTCTCAACACGTGCTCCAAGCCCCACTCGGTCTGTGTATTTCCTCGTCAATTATATAacacttttttaattttaaagttTAAGAGAATGCATCAGTTATACATAAGATATTGTCAAGGTGTAGAACAGCAAGTCGAGAAGCACTTTACTTTTTTGGATCGAATGTTAAATTTGTAATTTCTTGAGACgtttatttgaaaattctttgttttttttataaagtgcAGGGAGTATAAACCCTCTCCATCTTGTTTGCCCATAaaattttgcttaaaaatgTCCAACTTGCTTTCATTTCTAGCAAAATAGAGTATTGAagtccccctcccctacagCCCAGCCATCTGGCTTGTGGTTAAggtatttggggggggggggggggggaggtttttATAATGACCCTCACAGGTGGCTTACACTAgcatgtcacgtgaccaacTAAAGAGTCCAAACGAGCACCAACTTGTCAAACACGTAGCTGTGACTTGCTCGTGTAgcatgtcacgtgaccaacTAAAGAGTCCAAACGAGCACCAACTTGTCAAACACGTAGCTGTGACTTGCTCGTGTAgcatgtcacgtgaccaacTAAAGAGTCCAAACGAGCACCAACTTGTGAAACACGTAGCTGTGACTTGCTCGTGTAgcatgtcacgtgaccaacTAAAGAGTCCAAACGAGCACCAACTTGTCAAACACGTAGCTGTGACTTGCTCGTGTAgcatgtcacgtgaccaacTAAAGAGTCCAAACGAGCACCAACTTGTCAAACACGTAGCTGTGACTTGCTCGTGTAgcatgtcacgtgaccaacTAAAGAGTCCAAACGAGCACCAACTTGTGAAACACGTAGCTGTGACTTGCTCGTGTAgcatgtcacgtgaccaacTAAAGAGTCCAAACGAGCACCAACTTGTCAAACACGTAGCTGTGACTTGCTCGTGTAgcatgtcacgtgaccaacTAAAGAGTCCAAACGAGCACCAACTTGTCAAACACGTAGCTGTGACTTGCTCGTGTAgcatgtcacgtgaccaacTAAAGAGTCCAAACGAGCACCAACTTGTCAAACACGTAGCTGTGACTTGCTCGTGTAgcatgtcacgtgaccaacTAAAGAGTCCAAACGAGCACCAACTTGTGAAACACGTAGCTGTGACTTGCTCGTGTAgcatgtcacgtgaccaacTAAAGAGTCCAAACGAGCACCAACTTGTCAAACACGTAGCTGTGACTTGCTCGTGTAAGCCGCCTGTTGTTGCGAGTTGAGTCAGAATAAATGATCAGTTGGAGTGCACTAGGGGTGTTACTACGCAAAGCATATTGTCAAATGCTGTACATACTTGTATTTTAGTCACTTTAATACCTAGGGCATATTACATTGTATATATTGCACGATGGTAATAAAAAAGATGATATTGATTGTGTAGATCGCTGACTGCTTGCATTAGCGTTGACTTTCCCCTCCTCCCTCCCACGCTGCCGGTAAACCGCTGATTGCATCCCTTCTGCGCATGCTCCTCAATATGATCTAGTTTGGCTATAAGCGACTTGCActtagagatcacgtgacttagCAAATTTACGCCAAAACACAGAATAGCTGGGCCATCACGCCAGAGAGTgacaaaaacaataagaccCTTCTGTCGAGGCATAGAAACTTTCTGGGTGATTTATAAGCGCTtattagcggagccagcgcggccataggccgcgcgcggagcttcATAGGTATAGAAgtatggtataactatgcgacttggttttgtggtcattgcgcgggtaccctgtggtgtcactcgccagccagccagccagccgcgcaactcccaggcctcactcggccccgtaatggcggctaaatacaagcatggagcaagggaaaaagttcttgtcatgcgttgattatttctttttgcctcaaattttgtgacttaaggataaagtcaactagaggagatctactaataTTCATTAGcgccaagatttatgtaaggatatgtctggttttagctagtaaatttaattttttttagtaagtaatagttcacattaaaaagcgatcacaaccacaagaaagcgacaaaaacaatgcaaggtgagtttcggacgacgatttgtattgtctattgaggatatgacagttattgggcattttgttgtcctttttgtttgctttgagaatgcgagtactaaagttagtaatcaaattatttgagcataacaccttttgttttgacattctttgttctatctttaatcttgattctgttgaaatatttcataaaggccaaccaatatcgtgttgcatttgtcatatactggtaaagaagaccgttcttgtctatacagcaactttttcaacttacaagagaaattttccttaccgaggataaaaacaaaacaaaattcaacccctattgccaatatgtattgttattgtctgcatcttacatctcatgtgtttattattattttttcaaatatttgtggaaattagtcagattataaatgtcttgatgaaaagattgttttgaaagaaatgtcactcttttatgaaccagggactacctgagggccaagatgaatgctaaagactggaagacatgagaattgaaaaccatgtcttgaaagaCATGGTTTagtagggagttcttattcactattcatttgatacccccacacacatggtcccagaaaagggtgggggattagactttaataaaaacctgtttccaagttaagagtcaaaaacagtcaataccaccacccctcttgatatattctggttaaaaagtaatctaaaaccccacattaacccctgacttccccaggaccataagggagggggctcaaatgactaaggcattactatgtgattcagcagtacacactcaataggttttttttagaacaagatacttatattatataaaactaaaaacataattttgctttttagataataaatctgtaacgaaaacagttttctattaacctaaagataatgggaaaggggatattttaggtgtaatgtatttgagaaaaaccttaggatcaaaacgaataaacagtaatggcggactctcgttgtttattgctgttacccagaaaaccttgcggtcatacaaacaggaatcccaaacattacatACTGCCCCACCCAAGTTTACAACTAAAAGATACTTGCTTGCTGAGGCCAGTAAAACTATCAAATTTATACACACAATATGTCAAcaagtaaaaaacaacaacaatgtccATGACAAGTTCTTGACAAGTTGTCAATCCATCAGATCCGGAAAAATGTACACAGTGTGTGATATGCTGCTTAAAATTAACATACATAGTCTTTGAGGTGAGTAGGTGTGGTTTTGAGTCGAGTACTTCTTCGCAGAGTACTTGCAGGTTCAGAAGCTGGAAGCTCTGTCTTCTTCGGTTCCAATGAAGGTTCTGGAACTGTGATCTCAGGTTCCTTAAATTCCTCTGGAATCTGCTTGGGTACAGTTGTTTGCATTGGAACTTGGGCCAATTCTGTTGAACTCTGAAAATCATTGGCGACTGTGGGTGTGCTTGTCCTCAGGCGAAGATGGTCAACATGTCGTCGAAACACTCCACCTGAACTGAGTTGAACGACATACGAAACCGGTCCTGACTGTTGAATAATTGTTCCACATAACCACTTTGGACCATATGAAAAATTCTTGACAAATACTGGGTCATTCACTTGAAATTCTCTGAGTGGCACTAGATTGTCGTGTTGTTTCTTCTGTGCGAGCTGTTTATCTTCTACACGAGTGCGAATTGTGTCCTGACTAAGGGGGCTTACCAGGTCCAAGCGCGTCTTCAGCTTCCGGTTCATTAATAGCTCACCAGGTGTTTTACCAGTGGTTGCATGAGGTGTGGTACGATAGCTTAATAGAAATCTGCTTAACTTCGTGTctaagttttccttttccCCTCCCATCTTCTTCATTGTTTCCTTGAAAGTGCGAACATATCTTTCAGCAAATCCATTGGATGCTGGGTGTTTAGGTGCTGAAGTGATGTGTTTTATGCCATTCTCAGACATAAAAAGGGCAAATTCTTCACCTATGAAGGCAGTTGCATTATCAGATACAATGATATCAGGCAGTCCATGTACTAAGAAGCATTCTCTTAACTTCTGGATGGTTACTGCAGCAGTACTGGAGTTTGTCTTGAATACCTCGATCCACTTACTATAGGCATCACCGATCACCAGGAACATGTGTCCTTCGAAAGGTCCTGCATAGTCAATATGTATGCGAGACCAAGGTCTAGACGGCCACTTCCACGGATGTAGGGGTGCATTAGAAGGTGCCTTAGCATTACTTTGGCAGCTTGTGCAATCTTTCACCTTTTGCTCAATATCCGCGTCCAGGCCAGGCCACCAGAAATAGCTTCGGGCTAACATTTTCATGCGAACCATTCCAGGATGTCCATCATGTAGTTCCTGGAGAAGCTTGACTCTTCCTTGAGGAGGAATGACTACGCGAGAGCCCCAGAGTAGACAGCCATCCTGACAGCTAAGTTGGTGCTTTCTATAAGAGTAGGGCTTGAACTCAATGCGATCATTTGAATTGGGCCAACCGGACATTACTTGGTGTCGTACTGCACTAAGAATAGGATCTTTTGAGGTCCAACGCTCAATGTCCTTGACTTTAACGGGTGTGTTGACTTCAAGATGATTCATTACAAACATAATGTCGCCAGGCACTGGAACATTTCTGGTTTCATTTGGCAATGGCAGCCGGCTCAGGCCATCGGCATTACCATTTTTCTGGCCTTCTCGATATACTAAAGTGTATGAGTAGCCTGACAGGAATACCGCCCACCTCAATATGCGTGGTGAGGCTGAGGTCGGTATTTGTTTAGTTGACTGTAGCAGACCCAGCAGGGGTTTGTGATCAGTGTAGATGGTAAAACTCCGTCCATATAAGTATGAGTGGAACTTCCTCACCCCGAACATGATGGCTGCTGCCTCTTTGCCGAGCTGTGAATAGTTCTTTTCGGCTGGGGACAGAGTACGTGAGGCATATGAAATAGGACGTTCAGTCCCATCATCCATCACATGTGAAATAACACAACCAAGACCATATGGTGATGCGTCACAAGCAAGGGTTAACTCTCTTTCCAAGCTGTAATGCACTAGAAGTTGTGAAGAGTGAAGTGTGGACTTGGCTTGGTTCCAAGATTTTTCATGTGCTTCACTCCAGTTCCAAGGTGTGTCTTTGACTAACAGCTGATGTAAAGGAGATAGTATTGTAGTGATGTTAGGTATGTAACAAGCGTAATAGTTA contains:
- the LOC125557328 gene encoding nucleotide-binding oligomerization domain-containing protein 1-like; the protein is MASVLSGSEEKDNFQKLCRLLIDGGTQSLRTYFTSIHHPTPLAAFLNTHKKTLTNLKRRRKLRQEQFDRLFPASGVPSANDYDITLLFLLLRHFSGLSPPVSTSSWDVLPPPTDLTKEAHMARLKWYRNVFAHIKSTEMPTVQFNQYWVEISDALISLSGVSQGEIDTLKVTPLERDYVKLLNEWFDRDLDLSKEVNETKKEVQETKKEVHETKKEVHETKKEVQETKKEVQETKKEVQETKKEVQETKKEVQETKKEVHETKKEVHEVKGKVSEMAVDLASLKEEFSSKKVNSKKDITATKGDEAASGKTSHDPGNERLPKKKAVQDFIDYLHLRYTTGEEVLIEPLKDIEDGNFTLENMFSELEIVRKDTDIKVPMYDVFTASEPSKTVRSVLLEGDSGAGKTTFCKKIAYDWATGVLAKTESFPQVELVLSLKCKGISSKGFPQAVQDQLFPEEFSVQDRVEVVQYIKENQNKVLIILDGYDELPLEARESIHNVVCKKFYSSSYTLLTSRPEKKLSKYFTGSNALEIKGFLDVDDFISIFFNALPDYAAFIVEIISKGISNVELCNPLTLILFCLSYKDHCERNREKDFSHGMTLRELYEDVAYSRIRRYFEKEDINFDDDDIQATSLQLGEIAFHSLKDKANTFPLPKLSEVLKKVGFLTRRKSPSTIRAVEMYSFVHKSFQDFFCAVFLADRLGQGIVESVLINDFGFYLTVNRYDLAMMVGSNVMKAVESLAGKVPEYPPEGIPWCDWRDHSIAFMLLCQCLARCKQSEIVKVLEKAYCLLPCRVLLQIDFKPCYSTLLGLSYLLSYDLSRSQSLQTVGSVSGLRPLGDLAILFLNYTDEIPDQFTKALASSPIRKLDIFCPPGAGDIIVKALVSMLSRNALQSLSIFDGIGEANFGNFIESLKKNVTLSEICIASAGFDDSCAIKLAEILSDNTSLTDVRINSKILGDTGIKRLANALKVNKTVRTLGIDGGNMTSEAGRAIGEMLRHNTTVTSLFLLGGRLGDSGARGIAFGLEKNTTIDDLSLVCSSIGIAGIQAITKVIQNVTRLNLSSNPVGYDGVKAIARLLVKSCSRLKFLVLDQCNIDVYGARELAIALSRNSCLQELSVDCNDINDEGMGALAKSVASNETLQVLYISYNNVGQNGKKVIISACETSKSVRHLYHEYDSILNTCSKPHSVCVFPRQLYNTFLILKFKRMHQLYIRYCQGVEQQVEKHFTFLDRMLNL